AAGTTAGAAAGAGTGCCTCCGTTGCCGTCCGCCCCTTCAGCGAGAAGGCCAGGCGCCTCGAGTACCCAATTTCCCGCGTCATCGAGGTAGGGAAGGGTCGACTGCAAAAAAAAGGAGCAGTGCTCTTCTCTTAATCCGAATCTCTTATTCCTCTCTAAAAAAGAGAGCGTCTCGTTGTGATTTAGGGGCGAGGTCATGATGGCAACAGGAAGAGGAGCCCCGCCCTGCTTTGCTGCGGCAGCCGCCTTTTCCAGAAAGAGCTGAAGAAGCCCCTTTTTACTTACAGGTGTTAAAGGAACAACGCCTTTGGGTAGATTCGAACCGAGTCGCGAGCCATGCCCTCCGGCCAAAATCAGACAGCCGACCTTTCCTTTGGCTAGAAGTTCTCTTCCTCTCTCCTGATCCTCTTTTGAGCCCGACTGGTCGAATGCTTTTAGGGGTTCTACTTGTGCTGGAATAGTGGGTTTGCGAAAGAGAGCTTCTCTCTGTCTTTTGAGAAGATGAGCATCATATTTTTTAAGCTGCGCTAAAAAACGCTCCTGCTGCGAGGGAGAGAGCCCCTCGACTCCCATGTAGAGCTGCTTCTGTCCAAGCGCTGTAAGATATTCCAAAATCAGATCTTTGAGCATGCAGCGCCCTCGATCTCTTGTACAGATAGGTTACGAAGATCTCCCTCCCTCGCAATGAGTGGAGTGTGGGTGAGCTGAGTATTTGGAGAGGCGACATTCTGCTTAAGCACTCCCTGGCGTGGATCGGCCCACAACGAGATGATGTGAAGAGGAAATTCAGCGTCGATAAAATAGGAGAGTGAGAGGACGCCGGAATCTGGAACGATGAGCTGTCTGCAGCGATTTTTTATGATTGAGAGCATTTCGAGCAGAGAGGTCTTGCCGCGTAGATCGATCAGGTCGAAATTTGAAAAATCCATGTTGGCCTCCCGTCCGAATAAGATGATTTTGACATCTCTCCTTAAACTAAGGAGTTCGATCAATTCCTTCCAGTAGGATAGTGGCCAATTTTTTTCATACCCATACTGGCTACCCGTCTCCGTTTGTGGCTGGATGCCAATATAGATCCTCTCTTTTTCTAGAGAAAATGAGTTGCATAGGGCATCCCACTCCTCTCTCCATTCTAGTTTGGGGGTGAGCGTGCCAAGTTGCCACTTCAGCCAGTAGGTCGGGTCGGGCTTCTCTAGAATGAGATCGTACGCTGCGGGACTCTTCCCCACTTTGAGAAGCATCTCTTCAACATTGCATGGCTCTCCTCTCTTCCAATCTGGAATAACGAGGAGCTCCACATCTTTTAAAAGCGAAAAACCCTCGGCGAGATCTGGACGTGTGAGAAAGGTGATCTGGGCATCTGGAATCTGCTTGCGTATGCGGAAAGTAAGAGCGTAGAGACCTAAAGCGATGTCGCCTAACCCGCGGTTCCAGACAATGAGAAAGCGCGTCTGGTTTCTGCTAGCGGCGTGCCTCAGAGTGCGCTCAAAGGGATTGGGAGCCCATTTGCGCCATATCTTCTTAATTGTCACCTATTTGCCTAGCGAGGTAATAGAAGTTGATTTAGCGAGCTGCTCTAAGATCTTCTCGGTGACTTCATCCGACTCGATCTTCTTCATGCAGCGGAAATCGATGGGGCATTTGCGCTGGTAGCAGGGAGAGCAGTCGACATGCTTGTGAATCACGATGCCCGAACGGTAGGGTCCGGTGACGACTTCACTTGTCGAACCGAAGAGAGCCACTACTGGCACCTCTAAAGCATCTGCAATGTGCATCGGTCCGCTATCATTCGTGAGAATAACGTCGCAAACGCTGATGAGAGAAGCGAGCTCGCGCAGCGACGTTAATCCTGCAAGATTGATGATCCGCGGAGGAAGGCCCTGACAGATCTCTTTAACAAGAGAAGCGTTCGCTTGGTCGCCAAAGTAGATAATGAAGAGATCTTTATCCTGAAGGAGTCTCATCGTCACCTCTCGAAACCTCTCAGGCAGCCAGCACTTTGCCGAGCCGTAAGTCGCTCCGGGATTAATTCCCACAATGCGGCTGCTTTCGGAGACGCCATGCTGACGGAGCAGCTCCCGGGCTTGAAAGATCTCTTTCTGGGAGAGGTGCAGATGGGGCGGGGTATTAGAGATTGGAATTCCGAGGGGTTCAAGAAGCATCTTGTATGTGACGACTAGATGCTGCTCTTCCATGGTTGCAGGGAGGGGGATGCTGTGCGTGAGAAGCAACCTTCTGCCATTTCCAGCATAGCCCAAACGATACTTTACCTTACCTTGCCAGAACCACCATGCCGCGGAAAAGGAGTGAGGAAGTAGAATGCCAAGATCATACTTGCCCTTTCTCAGTTTCTCGATCAGGTTTCTTTTGCTAACCCTCCTTCCAAAGGTATTTCCCTTGCTGAAACAGAAGAGCTCGTTGATCTCGGGGTTCTCCTGCAGAAGTTCGCAGACTGGAGAGCGCGCCATCGCTGTGATATAGGCGTCGGGATAGGCTTTTCGAAGATCGGTTAAGATCGGCGTCGCCATCACCAGATCACCCACCCAGTTGGGCAAGCGGACGATAATATTCTTGGGCTGAAAATTTTTGAGAGAGATCATGAGCCCCAAAATAGCAAGAGTCTTGGATTTTCTGGAAAAACAAAAAAACTTATGCATGATTAAAGCATGAAAGAATCTGAAAGCAGGGTCATTTTAGGCGTGGATCCCGGCACCCGGATCACGGGGTATGGGCTTATTAACGCCCGTTCCAATAAGTATGAGCCCCTCGATTTTGGGACGATCCGGCCAGCTCCCAAGCTTCCGATGGCAGAACGCTATCTGGTGATTTTTGAAGGAATTCTCTCCCTGATTGAAAAATACCAGCCCATCGCTATGGCAATAGAGACCCAGTTCGTGTATAAAAATGTGCAGAGCGCAATGAAGTTGGGAATGGCAAGGTGCGCTGCGATGCTGGCGGCAGCAAAAATGGGGATACCCGTTTACGAGTATGCACCAACGAAGGCAAAGCTCGCAGTAGCCGGAAATGGCGGAGCGAGTAAAGGCCAGGTGCAGAAGATGATGCAGCTACTGCTAAATCTCTCTGCCATCCCAGAGCCCGAGGATGCAGCCGACGCCCTCTCTCTTGCGGTCTGTCACGCACATACGGAGAAACAAGATGTTAGAATACGTTCGCGGTAAGCTCACAGGATCAACTCTAGAAAAGGCCACGGTCGAAGTCGGAGGCCTAGGCTACCGCTTCTATATCCCCTTTAGCACCTACGCGAAACTTCCTCCTCAAGGCCAGGAGGTGCTCCTCTATGTCACAACAATTATCCGTGAAGATAGTCAGAGGCGTTTTGGCTTTCTCTCCATGGGTGAGCGCGACCTCTTTGAAGAGTTCAATCAGATCTCTGGAATTGGCCCTAAAACCTCTCTCTCTCTGGTTGGACATATGGATATCGCCGATCTACAGCTCGCTGTTTCTCAAAAAAATGCTACTGCTCTCTGTAAGATCCCAGGCATCGGCAAGAAGACCGCCGAACGCCTAGTTGTAGAACTTAAAGATAGATTAAAAAAACTCTCTCTTCCAAGCGCGCCTACCTCTCCTTCAGGCAAAAAAAATCTCATGATCGAAGATGCGATTGCGGCTCTAATCAATCTGGGCTATCCAGCACCTCGTGCCGAGCGCGCTGTCAAAACAGTTCTTGATACAAACGGCGAATCTCTTGAGCTCTCCCAGCTCATCACCCAAGCCCTCAAAATCTCCCGCTGAATCTCTTTCTTTGACCGAACGAAGAGAGGTCCCTGGAGTGCGGTGCTCTGCACCGCCTTGGCTTTTTTCGAGCAGGATCGTTAGCCAAATCTTTAAAAATTAAGGCGGTGCAGAGCACCGCACTCCAGGGATTTCGCTCCGCTCAATCAAAGAAAATCCGTTTTTCTTTTTATTCAGTTCCTGGAGGTATTTCGCTGAATCGGGTATGATGGACGGAGTTTTTAAGAAAATTTTTTATGGAATTCGTCCACCGCCACTACCAGATCGATGACACGATAGCCGCTGTTGCCACTCCTCCTGGCGAGGGCGGAGTTGCGATCATCCGCATCTCTGGAAAAGAGGCGCTCTCCGTTGCAGAGAAGATCTTCTCCGGGCCTGTGAGAAGCTATCAGTCGCACACAGCACACTTTGGTCGCATCCTCGATGAAGAGGGCCGCACCATCGATGAGGTGCTTCTCCTGCCGATGCTCGGATCCCGCTCTTACACTGGAGAAGACACCGTGGAGATCCACTGCCACGGAGGAAGCCTCATTACGCGCAAAGTGCTTCAACGGGTAATTCAAGCAGGCGCACGGCCAGCAGCGGCAGGCGAGTTCACTTTTAAAGCGTTTATGCATGGCAAGCTCGATCTTGCCCAAGCTGAAGCTGTTCAGAATTTAATCGGCGCGCGGAGCGAGCTTGCACTTCACTTTGCAGAGCAGCAGCTGCAGGGCGCCCTTTCGAAAACAATCTCCGAGTTTCAAAGGGGCTTAACGGACCTCGCTGCAATTTTAGAAGCGTGGGTCGACTTTCCCGAAGAGGGCCTCGAGTTCGCCTCCATGGAAGAGGTTGTGGAAATGCTCACGCAGATCCGCGAAAAGATGGAGAGACTCTCTCAGACCTTTTACGATGGCAAGAGGCTCCATGAGGGCCTATCTCTCTGTCTTGCAGGCCCTCCCAACGCGGGGAAATCCTCTCTGATGAACGCCCTTCTCGGCAAAGAGAGAGCTATCGTCACAGAGATCCCCGGTACAACGCGTGATCTCCTTGAAGCCGACCTGTCACTTGGCGATCTAAACTTCCGGCTCGTAGATACTGCGGGGATCCGTAAAACCGACGAGCGCATTGAACAGGAGGGCATCGCACGCTCCAGACAAGCCATTTTAGATGCCGATCTCGTCCTGCTCGTCTTCGACGCTGCGCAGAGTTTTTCGGATGAAGATAGGGCTCTTCTAGATGCAGCTCAAGGCAAGCGAGCGCTTATCATCTGGAATAAGATCGATCTTTTGGATGCTGCTCCTGAAATCCAAACTACTCTTCCCTCGATCTGCATCTCAGCAAAAGAGAGAAGGGGATTGGAAGAGCTGAAGGAAGAGATCGATAAGCTCATCTGGAAGAGCGGACTCCCTTCAAAAGAGGAGGTGCTGATCACATCGCTCAGGCATAGAGAGGCTCTTGCCCGAGCTCTTGCCCATCTAGAAACTCTCATTTCAGGCCTGAAAACCGGAATCTCTCCCGAGTTCCTCTCTTCTGACATGCGCGCTGCCTTAAGCGAACTTGGAACGATTATTGGAACAAATATCACAGAAGATATTCTAAGCGCGATCTTCTCAAAATTTTGTGTAGGGAAATGAATAAAAAAGAAAAAGCGCAGCTAGTTCAGAAAGTTTTAAATAAGCTCTTTCCCCACCCTGAAATTCCACTCTGCCACAGAGACCCGTATACGCTGCTCATCGCTGTGCTTCTTTCCGCTCAGTGCACAGATGTGCGCGTAAACTTAGTTACGCCCCACCTCTTTGCAAAAGCTTCCACACCGCGAGAGATGGTAAATCTATCTGTCGAAGAGATCGAAGCGCTCATCCGCCCTTGCGGACTCAGCAAAACCAAAGCAAAAGCGATCCTGCAACTCTCAAAAGATCTTCTCACAAATCACAAAGGAAAAGTTCCTAGCAGCTTTGAAGAGCTCGAAGCTCTTCCCGGAGTTGGACACAAGACCGCCTCTGTAGTCATGTCACAAGCGTTTGGCCTCCCAGCTTTTCCCGTCGACACGCACATTCACCGGTGCGCAAAGCGTTGGGGATTAAGCCGCGCAAAAAATGTGGTGGAAACCGAGCGCGATCTTAAGCGTCTCTTTCCGGAAGAGAGCTGGAATAAGCTACATCTCCAGATCATCTACTTCGCACGCACTTACTGCCCTGCCCGCGGCCACAAGCCCGACCTCTGCCCCATCTGCTGCCACCTCTCCAAATAAGAAGAAAGCAAAAGAATTTACACAGAGATCACAGAGACACAGAAAGGGAGGAGAAGAAAAGATATTAACAGGATCCGCTTCGCTGGCAGGATCGCCTACGGCGGCAGGATCTCCGGAATTTCCCTTATCCTGCCGGCGCGGTTAGCGCCGATCCTGCCAGCGAAGCGGATCCTGTTTTTTTCTCCTCTTTCTCTGTGTAAAATCTTAAAATCTTATTTCTTAAGGGAGTGGCCGAGGGATTGGCCATAGTGAGCGCGCACCTCAACTTTCCGCTGAGAGGCATCTAGTAGATCTTGATCGAACTGGATGCAAGAGGGTTCAAAGAGAAGAATCAGAGAGGAGCCGCCGAATGAGAAGAACCCCTTCTCATCTCCCTTTTGGCAAGGATCGTTTGCAGCGAAAGTCTGATGGATGGTGCCTACGTAGGTTGCGCCCACTTCGATGTAGAGAATCGTTCCAAAGTTCTTTGTGTGGAAGGGAGTGATTGCCCTCTTATTCTCTGCCAAAATCTCGATATTCTTCTTCAAGGCAGTGGGATTTACGGAGAAGAGAGGCCCTTTAATTTCACTCGTCTCTTCAGGCACTCCATCGCAGGGAAAGTGGAAACGGTGGTAGTCGAGGGGACAGAGGCGCGCAATGACAAGAGAGCCTTGAGCATACTTTTGTGCTAGCGTCTCGCTCTGCAAAAGCTTCTCTAGAGAAAACTTC
This window of the Chlamydiales bacterium genome carries:
- the ruvC gene encoding crossover junction endodeoxyribonuclease RuvC; translation: MKESESRVILGVDPGTRITGYGLINARSNKYEPLDFGTIRPAPKLPMAERYLVIFEGILSLIEKYQPIAMAIETQFVYKNVQSAMKLGMARCAAMLAAAKMGIPVYEYAPTKAKLAVAGNGGASKGQVQKMMQLLLNLSAIPEPEDAADALSLAVCHAHTEKQDVRIRSR
- the ruvA gene encoding Holliday junction branch migration protein RuvA — protein: MLEYVRGKLTGSTLEKATVEVGGLGYRFYIPFSTYAKLPPQGQEVLLYVTTIIREDSQRRFGFLSMGERDLFEEFNQISGIGPKTSLSLVGHMDIADLQLAVSQKNATALCKIPGIGKKTAERLVVELKDRLKKLSLPSAPTSPSGKKNLMIEDAIAALINLGYPAPRAERAVKTVLDTNGESLELSQLITQALKISR
- the psd gene encoding phosphatidylserine decarboxylase (Phosphatidylserine decarboxylase is synthesized as a single chain precursor. Generation of the pyruvoyl active site from a Ser is coupled to cleavage of a Gly-Ser bond between the larger (beta) and smaller (alpha chains). It is an integral membrane protein.), translated to MPEIHYIDRLTKREEREEVYGRFYIETLYGNGWISKLLSLLFLIPTVYCSCFSRLYGSFQKSRLSRYKIRPFIEKYKVDEKEFLEPTDSFSSFNDFFIRKLKPSARPMAPGDEVAVLPADARYLVYPNIALADGFLVKNKKFSLEKLLQSETLAQKYAQGSLVIARLCPLDYHRFHFPCDGVPEETSEIKGPLFSVNPTALKKNIEILAENKRAITPFHTKNFGTILYIEVGATYVGTIHQTFAANDPCQKGDEKGFFSFGGSSLILLFEPSCIQFDQDLLDASQRKVEVRAHYGQSLGHSLKK
- the mnmE gene encoding tRNA uridine-5-carboxymethylaminomethyl(34) synthesis GTPase MnmE codes for the protein MEFVHRHYQIDDTIAAVATPPGEGGVAIIRISGKEALSVAEKIFSGPVRSYQSHTAHFGRILDEEGRTIDEVLLLPMLGSRSYTGEDTVEIHCHGGSLITRKVLQRVIQAGARPAAAGEFTFKAFMHGKLDLAQAEAVQNLIGARSELALHFAEQQLQGALSKTISEFQRGLTDLAAILEAWVDFPEEGLEFASMEEVVEMLTQIREKMERLSQTFYDGKRLHEGLSLCLAGPPNAGKSSLMNALLGKERAIVTEIPGTTRDLLEADLSLGDLNFRLVDTAGIRKTDERIEQEGIARSRQAILDADLVLLVFDAAQSFSDEDRALLDAAQGKRALIIWNKIDLLDAAPEIQTTLPSICISAKERRGLEELKEEIDKLIWKSGLPSKEEVLITSLRHREALARALAHLETLISGLKTGISPEFLSSDMRAALSELGTIIGTNITEDILSAIFSKFCVGK
- the waaF gene encoding lipopolysaccharide heptosyltransferase II, producing the protein MISLKNFQPKNIIVRLPNWVGDLVMATPILTDLRKAYPDAYITAMARSPVCELLQENPEINELFCFSKGNTFGRRVSKRNLIEKLRKGKYDLGILLPHSFSAAWWFWQGKVKYRLGYAGNGRRLLLTHSIPLPATMEEQHLVVTYKMLLEPLGIPISNTPPHLHLSQKEIFQARELLRQHGVSESSRIVGINPGATYGSAKCWLPERFREVTMRLLQDKDLFIIYFGDQANASLVKEICQGLPPRIINLAGLTSLRELASLISVCDVILTNDSGPMHIADALEVPVVALFGSTSEVVTGPYRSGIVIHKHVDCSPCYQRKCPIDFRCMKKIESDEVTEKILEQLAKSTSITSLGK
- the nth gene encoding endonuclease III, whose translation is MNKKEKAQLVQKVLNKLFPHPEIPLCHRDPYTLLIAVLLSAQCTDVRVNLVTPHLFAKASTPREMVNLSVEEIEALIRPCGLSKTKAKAILQLSKDLLTNHKGKVPSSFEELEALPGVGHKTASVVMSQAFGLPAFPVDTHIHRCAKRWGLSRAKNVVETERDLKRLFPEESWNKLHLQIIYFARTYCPARGHKPDLCPICCHLSK